One stretch of Streptomyces sp. 135 DNA includes these proteins:
- a CDS encoding methylmalonyl-CoA mutase family protein, translating into MDADAIEEGRRRWQARYDKARKRDADFTTLSGDPVDPVYGPRPGDTYNGFERIGWPGEYPFTRGLHATGYRGRTWTIRQFAGFGNAEQTNERYKMILANGGGGLSVAFDMPTLMGRDSDDPRSLGEVGHCGVAIDSAADMEVLFKDIPLGDVTTSMTISGPAVPVFCMYLVAAERQGVDPGILNGTLQTDIFKEYIAQKEWLFQPEPHLRLIGDLMEHCARDIPAYKPLSVSGYHIREAGATAAQELAYTLADGFGYVELGLSRGLDVDVFAPGLSFFFDAHVDFFEEIAKFRAARRIWARWLRDEYGAKTDKAQWLRFHTQTAGVSLTAQQPYNNVVRTAVEALAAVLGGTNSLHTNALDETLALPSEQAAEIALRTQQVLMEETGVANVADPLGGSWYVEQLTDRIEADAEKIFEQIRERGRRARPDGQHPIGPITSGILRGIEDGWFTGEIAESAFQYQRSVEKGDKRVVGVNCLEGSVTGDLEILRVSHEVEREQVRELAERKAGRDDARVRGSLDAMLAAARDGSNMIGPMLEAVRAEATLGEICGVLRDEWGIYTEPPGF; encoded by the coding sequence ATGGACGCTGACGCGATCGAGGAAGGCCGCCGACGCTGGCAGGCCCGTTACGACAAGGCCCGCAAGCGTGACGCGGACTTCACCACGCTCTCGGGCGACCCGGTCGACCCCGTCTACGGGCCGCGCCCCGGCGACACGTACAACGGGTTCGAGCGGATCGGCTGGCCCGGGGAGTACCCCTTCACGCGCGGGCTCCACGCCACCGGGTACCGCGGCCGGACCTGGACCATCCGCCAGTTCGCGGGCTTCGGCAACGCCGAGCAGACGAACGAGCGCTACAAGATGATCCTGGCCAACGGCGGCGGCGGGCTCTCCGTCGCCTTCGACATGCCGACCCTCATGGGCCGCGACTCCGACGACCCCCGCTCCCTCGGCGAGGTCGGGCACTGCGGCGTCGCCATCGACTCCGCCGCCGACATGGAGGTCCTCTTCAAGGACATCCCCCTCGGCGACGTGACGACGTCGATGACGATCAGCGGGCCCGCCGTGCCCGTCTTCTGCATGTACCTCGTCGCCGCCGAGCGCCAGGGGGTCGACCCGGGCATCCTCAACGGCACGCTCCAGACCGACATCTTCAAGGAGTACATCGCGCAGAAGGAGTGGCTCTTCCAGCCCGAGCCCCACCTGCGTCTCATCGGCGACCTGATGGAGCACTGCGCGCGCGACATCCCCGCCTACAAGCCGCTCTCCGTCTCCGGCTACCACATCCGCGAGGCCGGGGCGACGGCCGCGCAGGAGCTGGCGTACACCCTCGCGGACGGCTTCGGGTACGTGGAGCTGGGGCTCAGCCGCGGCCTGGACGTCGACGTCTTCGCGCCCGGCCTCTCCTTCTTCTTCGACGCCCATGTCGACTTCTTCGAGGAGATCGCCAAGTTCCGGGCCGCCCGCCGCATCTGGGCCCGCTGGCTGCGCGACGAGTACGGCGCGAAGACCGACAAGGCCCAGTGGCTGCGCTTCCACACCCAGACCGCCGGTGTCTCCCTCACCGCCCAGCAGCCGTACAACAACGTGGTACGCACCGCCGTGGAGGCCCTCGCGGCGGTGCTCGGCGGCACGAACTCCCTGCACACCAACGCCCTCGACGAGACCCTCGCCCTGCCGAGCGAGCAGGCCGCCGAGATCGCGCTGCGCACCCAGCAGGTGCTGATGGAGGAGACCGGCGTCGCCAACGTCGCGGACCCGCTCGGCGGCTCCTGGTACGTCGAGCAGCTCACCGACCGCATCGAGGCCGACGCCGAGAAGATCTTCGAGCAGATCAGGGAGCGGGGGCGGCGGGCACGCCCCGACGGGCAGCACCCGATCGGTCCGATCACCTCGGGCATCCTGCGCGGCATCGAGGACGGCTGGTTCACCGGCGAGATCGCCGAGTCCGCCTTCCAGTACCAGCGCTCCGTCGAGAAGGGCGACAAGCGCGTCGTCGGCGTGAACTGCCTGGAGGGTTCCGTCACCGGTGACCTGGAGATCCTGCGGGTCAGCCATGAGGTCGAGCGGGAGCAGGTGCGGGAGCTCGCGGAGCGCAAGGCGGGGCGTGACGACGCGCGGGTGCGGGGCTCTCTCGACGCCATGCTGGCGGCGGCGCGGGACGGGTCGAACATGATCGGCCCCATGCTGGAGGCGGTGCGGGCGGAGGCGACGCTCGGGGAGATCTGCGGGGTCCTCCGGGACGAGTGGGGGATCTATACGGAGCCGCCGGGGTTCTAG
- a CDS encoding alpha/beta hydrolase, producing MTSTGHARTAAIAIGTATLTVLGALLVGGSGEVSASPPPEPKVQDDFDSLGPEVRAAKPAGGRTVHYVDQGPRDGRPVLYIGGTGTSARAAHMTDFFRSTREDLGLRLISVERNGFGDTEFDKGLGKADFVEDALAVMDRLKVKDFAVVAISGGGPYAAELAAKAPDRVSALHLAAALPPYGARPAFCDLSDDALTAAVRDQIKDPRKWWAFPDDSAVKSIPGFADTAYEEGARTYNQRGQRSDPAPQVHEQRLYCERPGPDLSELDAPVYLYAGKKDTTVPPATVETWRRELPGAPKVRTYDDSGHDVQYRHWDQILVDLAGHGERTVVCKGKHTRVLVAREADRLVAKGSATLGSCAWAKK from the coding sequence GTGACCTCGACCGGCCACGCCCGCACCGCCGCCATCGCCATAGGAACCGCCACCCTCACCGTCCTCGGGGCGCTGCTGGTGGGCGGGTCCGGTGAGGTCAGCGCGAGCCCGCCGCCCGAGCCCAAGGTGCAGGACGACTTCGACTCGCTCGGCCCCGAGGTGCGCGCCGCGAAGCCGGCCGGCGGCCGCACCGTCCACTACGTCGATCAGGGGCCGCGCGACGGCCGGCCGGTGCTGTACATCGGCGGCACCGGCACGAGTGCCCGCGCCGCGCACATGACGGACTTCTTCCGCAGCACGCGTGAGGACCTCGGCCTGCGGCTCATCTCCGTCGAGCGCAACGGCTTCGGCGACACGGAGTTCGACAAGGGCCTCGGCAAGGCCGACTTCGTTGAGGACGCCCTTGCGGTCATGGACCGGCTGAAGGTGAAGGACTTCGCCGTCGTCGCGATCTCGGGAGGCGGCCCCTACGCCGCCGAGCTCGCCGCCAAGGCCCCGGACCGCGTCTCGGCGCTGCACCTCGCCGCGGCGCTCCCGCCCTACGGCGCCAGGCCCGCGTTCTGCGACCTGTCCGACGACGCGCTGACCGCCGCCGTGCGGGACCAGATCAAGGACCCCCGCAAGTGGTGGGCCTTCCCCGACGACAGCGCCGTGAAGTCGATCCCCGGTTTCGCCGACACGGCGTACGAGGAGGGGGCACGCACCTACAACCAGCGCGGCCAGCGGTCCGACCCGGCGCCCCAGGTGCACGAGCAGCGGCTGTACTGCGAGCGTCCCGGCCCCGACCTGTCGGAGCTGGACGCGCCCGTCTACCTCTACGCCGGGAAGAAGGACACCACCGTGCCCCCGGCGACGGTCGAGACGTGGCGGCGGGAGCTGCCGGGTGCGCCGAAGGTGCGGACGTACGACGACTCCGGGCACGACGTGCAGTACCGGCACTGGGACCAGATCCTGGTGGACCTGGCGGGGCACGGCGAGCGGACGGTCGTCTGCAAGGGCAAGCACACGCGGGTCCTCGTCGCGCGCGAGGCGGACCGCCTCGTCGCCAAGGGCAGCGCCACGCTCGGCAGCTGCGCGTGGGCTAAGAAGTAG
- a CDS encoding HAMP domain-containing sensor histidine kinase, with product MSARRGLGARWRRRRPLRTRLAVAAAAAVALVAVGVCAAAFFVIRFKLYQQLDQNLAQSATLTVQQHRDEGPGVMAGECRFLGAPACSQIVPADSADDPAEPYLLPVSGATREVAAGRRAPYYASFTLPGGRPGRMYTTTFGDGEAVQVALRADIAERGVRQAATLLAAVGGAGVLLSAVGGYWVSRTGLAPITRLTATAERIAATRDARHRIELPPGREGDDGRQDEVTRLAATFNTMLAELEESVAARRRLVADASHELRTPLTALRTNAELLAKADRLTAAQRERAAGALGRQLREVTGLVNDLIELAREEEPQPLLEEVRLAPLAAHAVDAARGHWPAVPFTLQVAPEAADLSVPGVPARLSRLLTNLLDNAAKFSPPGAPVELTLTPWELTVRDHGPGIAEEDLPHVFDRFYRAEKARAMPGSGLGLAMARQIAHAHGAELTAERAPGGGALFRLALPTS from the coding sequence GTGAGCGCGCGGCGCGGGCTCGGCGCGCGGTGGCGGCGCCGCAGACCGCTGCGCACCCGCCTCGCCGTGGCCGCGGCGGCCGCCGTGGCGCTGGTGGCGGTCGGGGTGTGCGCCGCCGCGTTCTTCGTGATCCGCTTCAAGCTGTACCAGCAGCTGGACCAGAACCTCGCCCAGTCGGCGACGCTCACCGTCCAGCAGCACCGCGACGAGGGCCCCGGCGTGATGGCGGGCGAGTGCCGGTTCCTCGGGGCGCCCGCTTGTTCGCAGATCGTCCCGGCGGACTCCGCCGACGATCCGGCGGAGCCGTATCTGCTGCCGGTGAGCGGGGCTACACGTGAGGTCGCCGCCGGCCGGCGGGCCCCGTACTACGCGAGCTTCACACTCCCCGGCGGCAGGCCGGGCCGGATGTACACCACCACCTTCGGCGACGGCGAGGCCGTGCAGGTCGCCCTGCGGGCCGACATCGCCGAGCGCGGGGTGCGCCAGGCCGCGACGCTGCTCGCCGCGGTGGGCGGCGCGGGCGTGCTGCTCTCGGCGGTCGGCGGCTACTGGGTCTCGCGCACCGGCCTCGCCCCGATCACCCGGCTCACCGCCACGGCCGAGCGCATCGCCGCCACGCGTGACGCCCGGCACCGCATCGAGCTGCCGCCGGGCCGGGAGGGCGATGACGGCCGACAGGACGAGGTCACGCGCCTGGCCGCCACGTTCAACACGATGCTCGCCGAGCTGGAGGAGTCCGTCGCGGCCCGCCGCCGCCTGGTCGCCGACGCCTCCCACGAACTGCGCACCCCGCTGACCGCGCTGCGTACGAACGCCGAGCTCCTCGCCAAGGCGGACCGTCTCACCGCGGCGCAGCGGGAGCGCGCGGCCGGGGCGCTCGGCCGCCAGCTGCGGGAAGTCACCGGCCTGGTGAACGACTTGATCGAGCTGGCCAGGGAGGAGGAGCCGCAGCCGCTGCTCGAGGAGGTGCGGCTCGCCCCGCTGGCCGCCCACGCGGTGGACGCGGCGCGCGGCCACTGGCCCGCCGTCCCCTTCACCCTCCAGGTTGCACCGGAGGCGGCGGACCTCAGCGTCCCGGGCGTACCGGCGCGTCTGTCCCGGCTGCTGACGAACCTCCTGGACAACGCGGCCAAGTTCTCCCCGCCGGGCGCTCCCGTCGAACTCACCCTGACGCCGTGGGAGTTGACGGTACGCGACCACGGTCCGGGCATCGCGGAGGAGGACCTGCCCCACGTCTTCGACCGCTTCTACCGCGCCGAGAAGGCCCGCGCCATGCCCGGTTCGGGCCTCGGCCTCGCGATGGCCCGCCAGATCGCGCACGCGCACGGCGCGGAGCTGACGGCCGAGCGGGCGCCGGGCGGCGGCGCGCTGTTCCGCCTCGCGCTGCCTACTTCTTAG
- a CDS encoding response regulator transcription factor produces MSGTSLTGRGGGPDPVPHKILVVDDDPEVRAAVEDALTVEGHLVRGAEDGHRALTAVARWQPDLVVLDVLMPVMDGLAVCRQLRAAGDRTPVLVLTALDSVSERVDGLDAGADDYLVKPFALDELVARVRALLRRASPERATDSGADLAYGDLVLDPATRTGRRGGRRIEFSRTEAALLELLLRNAGQVLPRELIQQTVWGRDFGPDSNSLAVYVGYLRRKLESGGEARLVHTVHGVGYRLGSP; encoded by the coding sequence ATGAGCGGCACGAGCTTGACCGGCAGGGGCGGCGGACCCGATCCCGTACCGCACAAGATCCTCGTCGTCGACGACGATCCCGAGGTCCGCGCCGCCGTCGAGGACGCCCTGACCGTCGAGGGGCACCTGGTGCGGGGCGCGGAGGACGGCCACCGCGCGCTCACGGCGGTGGCCCGCTGGCAGCCGGACCTGGTGGTCCTGGACGTGCTGATGCCGGTCATGGACGGCCTCGCGGTCTGCCGTCAGCTGCGCGCGGCGGGCGACCGCACCCCCGTGCTCGTCCTGACCGCCCTGGACTCGGTGAGCGAACGCGTCGACGGCCTGGACGCGGGCGCCGACGACTACCTGGTCAAGCCCTTCGCCCTGGACGAACTGGTCGCCCGGGTGCGGGCCCTGCTGCGCCGCGCGAGCCCGGAGCGGGCCACGGACTCCGGTGCCGACCTCGCGTACGGTGATCTCGTCCTGGACCCCGCCACCCGCACCGGCCGCCGCGGCGGGCGCCGGATCGAGTTCAGCCGCACCGAGGCCGCCCTCCTCGAACTGCTGCTGCGCAACGCCGGACAGGTGCTGCCGCGCGAGCTGATCCAGCAGACGGTGTGGGGCCGCGACTTCGGCCCGGACTCCAACTCCCTCGCCGTGTACGTCGGTTACCTGCGCCGCAAGCTGGAGTCGGGCGGCGAGGCGCGGCTCGTCCACACCGTGCACGGCGTCGGCTACCGCCTGGGCTCCCCGTGA
- a CDS encoding UDP-N-acetylglucosamine--N-acetylmuramyl-(pentapeptide) pyrophosphoryl-undecaprenol N-acetylglucosamine transferase: MRTSLSVVIGAGGTGGHIYPGLALADALRRAVPGAVISFVGTERGLETRLIPDAGYRLHTVDMIPFDPSLGARRYLLPAALLKSGAQCRAILREQGAQVAVGMGGYPSAPVIVGARMAGLPSLIHESNAVPGRANRFAARLTPNIAVAFDRSRAHLPGGDRAHTTGMPIAAPLAALDRAALRTEARRALGVPDGARLVLFNGGSLGATRLTEAAVGLARRWRGRADVQLLIKTGPAALAQTCARLAASGGSSVARAVPYLDRMDLSYAAADLVVCRAGSATVAELAATGVPAVLVPYPHAPGDHQTHNARVLTDAGAGLLLPDAETTADRLAELVGPLLADPARLAAMSGAADPGPHARAAGLLAERVLHLAHVTPHLEYA; this comes from the coding sequence ATGCGAACCTCTCTCTCCGTCGTCATCGGCGCGGGCGGCACCGGTGGCCACATCTATCCCGGCCTCGCCCTCGCCGACGCGCTGCGCCGCGCCGTGCCGGGCGCGGTGATCTCCTTCGTCGGCACCGAGCGGGGCCTGGAGACCCGGCTGATACCGGACGCCGGGTACCGCCTGCACACCGTCGACATGATCCCCTTCGACCCCTCGCTCGGCGCCCGCCGCTACCTGCTGCCCGCCGCGCTGCTGAAGTCGGGGGCCCAGTGCCGGGCCATCCTGCGCGAGCAGGGCGCCCAGGTGGCCGTCGGCATGGGCGGCTACCCCAGCGCCCCGGTCATCGTCGGCGCCCGCATGGCCGGCCTGCCGAGCCTCATCCACGAGTCCAACGCCGTGCCGGGGCGCGCCAACCGCTTCGCCGCCCGCCTCACCCCGAACATCGCGGTGGCCTTCGACCGCAGCCGCGCGCACCTGCCGGGCGGCGACCGCGCGCACACCACCGGCATGCCGATCGCCGCGCCGCTGGCCGCGCTCGACCGGGCCGCGCTGCGCACCGAGGCGCGGCGCGCGCTCGGCGTGCCGGACGGGGCCCGCCTGGTCCTCTTCAACGGCGGGAGCCTCGGCGCCACCCGGCTCACGGAGGCCGCGGTCGGGCTCGCGCGGCGGTGGCGGGGCCGGGCGGACGTCCAGCTGCTCATCAAGACCGGCCCCGCCGCGCTGGCGCAGACGTGTGCCCGGCTCGCGGCCTCGGGCGGGTCGTCGGTGGCCCGCGCCGTCCCCTACCTCGACCGCATGGACCTGTCCTACGCCGCCGCCGACCTGGTCGTCTGCCGCGCGGGCTCGGCGACCGTCGCCGAACTGGCCGCCACCGGGGTCCCCGCCGTCCTCGTGCCCTACCCGCACGCGCCCGGCGACCACCAGACCCACAACGCCCGCGTCCTGACCGACGCGGGCGCCGGCCTCCTGCTGCCCGACGCCGAGACCACCGCCGACCGCCTCGCGGAGCTGGTCGGCCCGCTGCTCGCCGACCCGGCCCGGCTCGCCGCGATGAGCGGCGCCGCCGACCCCGGCCCGCACGCCCGCGCCGCCGGCCTGCTCGCCGAGCGGGTCCTCCACCTCGCCCACGTCACCCCTCACCTGGAGTACGCATGA
- a CDS encoding GDP-mannose 4,6-dehydratase, giving the protein MTTSFSRPDPSWQDFSWRDRTVLVTGAEGFIGSTLVDLLLEAGAKVRAFVHYKPYAEKGHLAHLLGDPRVEMIAGDVRDAGRVMDAVAGCDTVFHLAALIGIPYSYDSPGAYVQTNVVGTENVAEACRRHGARRLVHTSTSEVYGTALTAPISEDHPLQPQSPYSASKIGADMMALSHWHAFELPVTVVRPFNTYGPRQSARAVIPTILAQLHAGAREVRLGSLTPTRDFTYVTDTARGFMAMAVCDRALGHAVNLGVGREISIGELAEALISASGREASVVVDPARLRPSGSEVERLLSDNSRAREWAGWVPEVSLVEGLKRTSEWVAGNLRLFAPERYQV; this is encoded by the coding sequence ATGACCACGTCCTTCTCTCGGCCGGATCCCTCCTGGCAGGATTTCTCTTGGCGGGACCGCACCGTCCTCGTCACCGGAGCCGAGGGCTTCATCGGCTCGACCCTCGTCGACCTGCTCCTCGAAGCGGGCGCGAAGGTCCGCGCCTTCGTGCACTACAAGCCGTACGCGGAGAAGGGCCACCTCGCGCATCTCCTCGGTGACCCGAGGGTCGAGATGATCGCCGGGGACGTGCGGGACGCGGGGCGTGTGATGGACGCGGTCGCCGGGTGCGACACCGTCTTCCACCTCGCCGCGCTGATCGGCATCCCGTACTCGTACGACTCCCCGGGCGCGTACGTCCAGACGAACGTCGTCGGCACCGAGAACGTCGCGGAGGCCTGTCGGCGGCACGGTGCGCGGCGGCTCGTGCACACCTCCACCAGCGAGGTGTACGGGACGGCGCTGACCGCGCCGATCAGTGAGGACCACCCGCTCCAGCCGCAGTCCCCGTACTCCGCGTCGAAGATCGGCGCCGACATGATGGCGCTCTCGCACTGGCACGCCTTCGAGTTGCCGGTGACGGTGGTGCGGCCCTTCAACACGTACGGTCCCCGGCAGTCGGCCCGGGCCGTGATCCCGACGATCCTCGCGCAGCTGCACGCGGGTGCGCGGGAGGTCAGGCTGGGGTCGCTGACGCCCACGCGGGACTTCACGTACGTGACGGATACGGCGCGGGGGTTCATGGCGATGGCGGTGTGTGACCGGGCGCTCGGGCACGCGGTGAATCTCGGGGTGGGGCGGGAGATCTCCATCGGGGAGCTGGCGGAGGCGTTGATCTCGGCGTCGGGGCGGGAGGCGTCGGTCGTGGTCGACCCGGCGCGGCTTCGGCCCTCGGGCAGTGAGGTGGAGAGGCTGCTGTCGGACAACTCCCGGGCGCGGGAGTGGGCGGGGTGGGTTCCGGAGGTGTCTCTTGTGGAGGGGCTGAAGCGGACGTCGGAGTGGGTTGCGGGGAATCTGCGGTTGTTCGCGCCGGAGCGGTATCAGGTGTGA
- a CDS encoding TetR/AcrR family transcriptional regulator, whose product MQSRTSTTPPSRTGGRPRSATADAAILEATRQGLVELGWSKLTLGAVATRAGVAKTTLYRRWAGKSELVVDAVAELFDELELPDRGSLAADIEGVVLQFAALLGRPETKTALMAVVAESTTDEPLRHRIRESIVDRQKRLVLAGRKRAQERGELPVEPDASAAARTADLIFDVIAGAVVHRALVSAEPVDEEWARRFTLLLLGGLAAAQTAP is encoded by the coding sequence ATGCAGAGCCGTACGTCCACCACTCCACCCTCCCGCACCGGCGGCCGTCCGCGCAGCGCGACCGCCGACGCCGCGATCCTGGAGGCGACCCGGCAGGGCCTCGTCGAACTGGGCTGGTCCAAGCTGACGCTCGGCGCGGTCGCCACGCGCGCGGGGGTCGCCAAAACCACGCTGTACCGGCGCTGGGCGGGCAAGAGCGAGCTGGTCGTGGACGCGGTGGCGGAGCTCTTCGACGAGCTGGAACTGCCGGACCGGGGCAGCCTCGCCGCGGACATCGAGGGCGTGGTCCTGCAGTTCGCGGCGCTGCTCGGCCGCCCCGAGACGAAGACGGCGCTGATGGCGGTGGTCGCGGAGTCCACCACGGACGAGCCGCTGCGGCACCGCATCCGGGAGTCCATCGTCGACCGCCAGAAGCGGCTGGTCCTCGCGGGGCGCAAGCGGGCGCAGGAACGGGGCGAACTCCCCGTGGAGCCGGACGCGTCCGCCGCCGCCCGCACGGCGGACCTCATCTTCGACGTCATCGCCGGCGCGGTGGTCCACCGCGCTTTGGTCAGCGCGGAACCGGTGGACGAGGAGTGGGCCCGCCGGTTCACGTTGCTGCTGCTGGGCGGCTTGGCGGCGGCACAGACCGCCCCGTAG
- a CDS encoding tetratricopeptide repeat protein, translating to MQPRNMSMSGVVDLAAVKAAQEAKAKAEQARAEAARQGGGAAGAAIAPSSLVIDVDEAGFEREVLQRSTEVPVVIDFWAEWCEPCKQLSPLLERLAQEYNGRFLLAKIDVDANQMLMQQFGVQGIPAVFAVVAGQALPLFQGAAPEAQIRQTLDQLIQVGEERFGLTGLVVDADAQGQQAPAPAEVPAGPYDALLEAAVQALDAGDLAGAVQAYKNVLSDDPANTEAKLGLAQAELLQRVQGLDPQQVRKDAADRPADVAAQIAAADLDLVGGHVEDSFGRLIDTVRRTAGDDRDAARVRLLELFEVVGSDDPRVTAARTALARVLF from the coding sequence ATGCAGCCACGGAACATGTCCATGAGCGGAGTCGTCGACCTCGCCGCGGTGAAGGCGGCCCAGGAGGCCAAGGCGAAGGCGGAGCAGGCGCGCGCCGAAGCGGCCCGGCAGGGCGGGGGCGCGGCGGGCGCCGCGATCGCCCCGTCGAGCCTCGTCATCGATGTCGATGAGGCGGGCTTCGAGCGCGAGGTCCTCCAGCGCTCCACCGAGGTCCCGGTCGTCATCGACTTCTGGGCCGAGTGGTGCGAGCCGTGCAAACAGCTGAGCCCCCTTCTGGAGCGGCTCGCGCAGGAGTACAACGGCCGCTTCCTCCTCGCCAAGATCGACGTCGACGCCAACCAGATGCTGATGCAGCAGTTCGGGGTCCAGGGGATCCCGGCGGTCTTCGCGGTGGTGGCCGGGCAGGCCCTGCCCCTCTTCCAGGGCGCGGCCCCCGAGGCGCAGATCCGCCAGACCCTCGACCAGCTCATCCAGGTCGGCGAGGAGCGCTTCGGCCTGACCGGCCTGGTGGTCGACGCCGACGCCCAGGGGCAGCAGGCCCCCGCGCCGGCCGAGGTGCCCGCCGGTCCCTACGACGCCCTGCTCGAAGCGGCCGTGCAGGCGCTCGACGCGGGTGACCTGGCCGGCGCCGTACAGGCGTACAAGAACGTGCTCAGCGACGACCCGGCGAACACCGAGGCCAAGCTCGGTCTCGCCCAGGCCGAACTGCTCCAGCGCGTGCAGGGCCTCGACCCGCAGCAGGTCCGCAAGGACGCCGCCGACCGGCCCGCGGATGTCGCGGCCCAGATCGCGGCCGCCGACCTGGATCTGGTGGGCGGTCATGTCGAGGACTCCTTCGGGCGGCTCATCGACACGGTGCGGCGCACGGCCGGCGACGACCGCGACGCCGCGCGGGTGCGGCTGCTCGAACTCTTCGAGGTGGTGGGCTCGGACGACCCGCGCGTGACGGCGGCGCGCACGGCGCTCGCCCGGGTGCTCTTCTGA
- a CDS encoding DUF6230 family protein — MESVARGGTRWKRFAVVMVPSVAATAAIGVALSQGALAASFSVSGQSFKVSADKLDGRGMVQYGGVDVGVDMDGKKAAHPVSVSAFKKAKITNMCQSVVTHIPVLGDVTLQLRAGGGKTPVVAKNLYIDVAQLDADAEFRNINIGVAAGESTKGPGMKGGKEQANPNGFAQEADRAILTDIEQTAWATSAGTFKLSGLNMKLHKGKKECF; from the coding sequence ATGGAATCTGTGGCTCGTGGCGGAACCAGATGGAAGCGGTTCGCCGTGGTCATGGTGCCGAGCGTCGCGGCTACCGCCGCGATAGGTGTCGCCCTCTCGCAGGGCGCGCTCGCGGCATCGTTCAGCGTGTCCGGCCAGTCGTTCAAGGTCTCCGCCGACAAGCTCGACGGCCGTGGAATGGTGCAGTACGGCGGCGTTGACGTCGGCGTCGACATGGACGGCAAGAAGGCCGCCCATCCCGTGTCGGTCTCGGCCTTCAAGAAGGCCAAGATCACCAACATGTGCCAGTCCGTCGTGACGCACATCCCGGTGCTGGGCGATGTCACGCTCCAGTTGAGGGCGGGCGGCGGCAAGACGCCGGTCGTGGCCAAGAACCTGTACATCGACGTGGCGCAGCTCGATGCCGACGCCGAGTTCAGGAACATCAACATCGGTGTCGCGGCCGGGGAATCCACCAAGGGCCCCGGCATGAAGGGCGGCAAGGAGCAGGCGAACCCGAACGGCTTCGCCCAGGAAGCCGACCGCGCCATCCTGACCGACATCGAGCAGACGGCCTGGGCGACCAGCGCGGGCACCTTCAAGCTGAGCGGCCTCAACATGAAGCTGCACAAGGGCAAGAAGGAGTGCTTCTAA
- a CDS encoding DUF6114 domain-containing protein — protein MSAKSPGPNDHFLNVYRRKFRAWRGTRPFWAGLLTILGGVPIAYLPYGNIKLGNLTLALATTAGAGSLIIGVLLMVLGLTMWFQVHTRVFAGVAAILLALVSLVVSNIGGFVVGFLLALIGGALGISWGEGETVPAKGRTEKEPEPAAAGGPNGVGGASVTDDLSGTSPVDGTNGRHRAG, from the coding sequence ATGAGCGCCAAGTCACCGGGGCCGAACGATCACTTCCTCAACGTCTACCGCAGGAAGTTCCGGGCCTGGCGGGGCACCCGTCCGTTCTGGGCGGGCCTCCTCACCATCCTCGGCGGCGTGCCGATCGCCTACCTGCCCTACGGCAACATCAAGCTCGGCAACCTGACGCTCGCCCTGGCGACGACGGCAGGAGCCGGTTCGCTGATCATCGGCGTCCTCCTGATGGTGCTCGGCCTGACCATGTGGTTCCAGGTGCATACGCGGGTCTTCGCGGGCGTCGCGGCGATCCTGCTCGCCCTGGTCTCCCTGGTCGTCTCCAACATCGGCGGCTTCGTCGTCGGCTTCCTGCTCGCGCTGATCGGCGGTGCCCTCGGCATTTCCTGGGGCGAGGGCGAGACCGTTCCCGCGAAGGGGCGTACGGAGAAGGAGCCCGAGCCCGCGGCCGCGGGCGGCCCGAACGGTGTCGGCGGTGCGAGCGTGACCGACGATCTGTCAGGAACGAGCCCGGTGGACGGGACGAACGGGAGGCACCGTGCAGGCTGA